TCGTCGACGAAGACTGCTGGTCGGACGAGGACTACTGCAGAGCCACTAAGGTGGAGCACGTGCTAGCTGCATCACCTATGGCACTCATGTTGAGCCATGCATGACAGCATGAGTCTCTTAATCTTTGACTCGCCTCTCTGACTAACTGAGAGTTCGTCACCATGCCTATCAGAACTGGTACTGCGTTTCCAAGACGGTGGCCGAACGCGAGGCGCTGGCATACGGCGAGAGGACCGGGATGGACGTGGTCACCGTCTGTCCCCCGTGGGTTCTGGGTCCGCTGCTGCAGCCGACGGTGAACGCCACCAGCATGCGTTTCGTGGCATACCTGAAAGGTCAGTTGCTCGATCTACCTTTGTCTGCATATTGCTGAACATCTACATATATTCCAGGCCGGTAGAACACATTGGTCACTAGTTACTGCGCAGGAGAAAACACCGATGAGAAGAGGAGGAACATGGTGGACGTGCGCGACGTCGCAGACGCTCTCGTCCTGACGTACGAGACACCGGAGGCATCTGGCCGGCGATACATCTGTAGCGCGCACGCCATGAAGGTGTCTGAAACGGTCGGCCTCGTCCACAGCCTGCACCCAGACCTGAAGCTGCACTACCCCAGGAAGTGAGAACGAAACCTGATGGCTCACATCAAGTTAAAATCCCTCTGTAACTCACGATTTGCCGACGACCATTTGCAGGTTTGTTCAGATGGAATATGACAAGGGAGTCAGCTCCAAGAGGCTGCTGGCGCTGGGGTGGAAGTTCAGGGCGGTGGAGGAAACTCTGAGGGACACCATCGACTCGTACAAGGCTGCTGGAATCCTGAACTGATGAGCGATGGCGTCATGGAGATTGGACTCAACTGTAACAAATTAAACTGACGGGGAAATAAAGTGGTGACGATGCAAggcaataataataattaaggcatgcttgtttccttttgcagcctcgcctcgcctcacTAGACTTGCCTCGCCCAGCCTTGCCAGGTCAGGAGAGCCATTTTGGCTCTCCCTTGCTAGAAAGAAAATCATTGCTCGTAAGGGTCGCGAGATACCCTGGCAGGAAATCCA
The nucleotide sequence above comes from Miscanthus floridulus cultivar M001 chromosome 18, ASM1932011v1, whole genome shotgun sequence. Encoded proteins:
- the LOC136522668 gene encoding cinnamoyl-CoA reductase 1-like, which translates into the protein MDGDAGKARTMKTVCVTGAGGFVASWLVQLLLSRGDYLVHGTVRDPSDPKNAHLMALDGAGERLRLFKADLLDRASVDAAIAGCDGVFHVASPVPAVEPTNPDVEVLAPAVTGTQNVLEASHAANVRRVVVVSSVAAVIANPNIPDGAVVDEDCWSDEDYCRATKNWYCVSKTVAEREALAYGERTGMDVVTVCPPWVLGPLLQPTVNATSMRFVAYLKGENTDEKRRNMVDVRDVADALVLTYETPEASGRRYICSAHAMKVSETVGLVHSLHPDLKLHYPRKFVQMEYDKGVSSKRLLALGWKFRAVEETLRDTIDSYKAAGILN